The Chloroflexota bacterium genome includes the window TACTGTTCGGCGGTAATCGCGTTCGTGTTGCGCCATTCTTCGAGCAATTCGGAAATCGTCGTGACGGCGTGGAGTTGATAACCGCGCGCGCCGAGCATTTCGCGCGCGCCTTGCTCGCGATCAATCAACACGATAATGTCGCGCACGCGCAAACCTGCGCTCGTCAGTTTTTCAATCGCCTCGATTTTCGTGTCGCCGGTCGTCGCGAGATCGTCAATCACCGCGATGGTTTCGCCTGCGCGATATTCGCCCTCGATGGTCGCGCGCGTGCCGTACTCTTTCGCTTCGCGCCGCGCGTAGATGAGCGGACGCTTCATCGCGAGCGAGACCGCCGTTGCAATCGGCAAGCCGGCGTACGGAATGCCGGCAAGGCGATCAAATTGCAACGCGCGTAATTTTTCCGCGTACGCGCGCGCGACGCGTTGCAAAATTTCCGGATGGGTGATGAGTCGTCGCAAATCGAGATAGATCGGCGAGACCATCCCAGACTTGAGTGTGAATGCGCCGAACCGCACACACTCGGATGTGATGAGATCGCGCGCAAGCACTCCCACCCCTACCCCGCTTGCGCGCCGCTCCGCAGGGGAGGGAGAACGTTGAGCATTGATTTCATCGCGGAGTTTTTGCGCGGCGGCGCGCGGGTCGGGCGCGTTCGCGATGGCGCGCGAGACGTTGATGAGCAACCCCAGTCCATCCGCGCGCAGACCGGCTTGGAGCGTGCGTTGCAAATCGCCGCCCTGCGCGCCGATGCCTGGGACGAGAAACCACAGGTCGGGCG containing:
- the pyrF gene encoding orotidine-5'-phosphate decarboxylase encodes the protein MNFIDFLTARVVAANSLLCVGLDPRARDVTALRDECFRLIDATAEFTAAFKPNSAFFEVWGAEGIAALRDVIARVPAGIPVILDAKRGDIADTADAYARATFDTLGAHALTVSPYLGGDALAPFLARPERGAFVLCKTSNPGADEFQSLDVDGRALYEIVAERAQTWNAPGNMGLVVGATDPASLARVRAIAPDLWFLVPGIGAQGGDLQRTLQAGLRADGLGLLINVSRAIANAPDPRAAAQKLRDEINAQRSPSPAERRASGVGVGVLARDLITSECVRFGAFTLKSGMVSPIYLDLRRLITHPEILQRVARAYAEKLRALQFDRLAGIPYAGLPIATAVSLAMKRPLIYARREAKEYGTRATIEGEYRAGETIAVIDDLATTGDTKIEAIEKLTSAGLRVRDIIVLIDREQGAREMLGARGYQLHAVTTISELLEEWRNTNAITAEQYEQVKAFVAKRK